Part of the Rhizobiales bacterium NRL2 genome is shown below.
CCGTCGACCTTGCCCATGGCGACGATCCGGCCGTCCTTGACGCCGATATCGCCCTTCCAGCCCTTGGCGCCGGTGCCGTCGACGATGGTTCCGTTGGTGATCTTGAGATCGAGCATCTTCCGCCTCCTACTGGATCGGCAGGTCGTAGAGTTCCCGCACGTTGTCGCGCAGGATGCGTTGCTTTTCGTGATCGGACAGATTGACGGTCTGCTCCGCCAGTATCTCCTGCGACCAGGGCCAGGTGGCGTCCGAATGGGGGAAGTCGTTGGCCCACATCAGGCGGTCGACGTTCAGCAGATCCTTCATCTGGAAGGCCGACCAGTCGTCCTGGAACGTCAGGTAGATGTGCTCCAGGAAATACTCGGACGGCAGGCGCTGCAGCTCGTCGCACTTCATCCAGTAGCGGTGGCGCTTGTAGGCGTGGTCGGCGCGGTACATCCAGTGGGGCGCCCAGCCGGCATCGGCTTCGACGCAGACGATCTTCAGGTCCGGATGCCGGTCGAAGACGCCGCCGAAGATGAAGGTGCCCAGAATGTCCTGGTTGCCGCGGATGATCGACTGGAATGAGTTGATCCGTGGCCCCCGCGTGCGGCCGGCGGCGGCGTTGCTCGACGTCAGGATGTGGAACGACAGCGGCATCTTCAGGTCGACCGCGGCCTCGTAGAACGGGTCGTAGATGGGGTCGTCATAATCGGCGACCGCCGGCTCGCCCGGCATCATGATGCCGCGGAAGCCGCGCCCCTTCAGGTCCCTCAGGTCGGCGATGCCTTCGTCCACGGTGCGCATCGCGATCTGCGGCATGCCGAACAGCCGGCCGGGGGCGAAGTCGCAATACTCCTGCAGCCAGATGTTGTAGGCGTCGAAGCAGGCCTTCTTGTAGTCGAAGTCGGGGTGATTGCAGAGCATCATGCCGACCGAAGGGTAGATGATCTCGCCGTAGACCCCGTCGCGGTCCTGGTCGGCCAGCCGCGCCTTGGGATCGTACCCACCCGGATGCAGGTCGCCGTAGTTCTGGGTGTTGAAGTTGAGATCCTTCGGATCCCGCCCCGCGGCGGCCACGAGCCCCATCGGGATCGGCTTGTCGAAGCCGGGAATGACGAAGACCTCGCCGAACTTCGGATCCTTGACGATATGCGGCGCCTTGTCCCGCCAGGCCTTGTCGATGCGCGCGGAATAGCAGTCCGGCGGCTCGGTGATGTGAGAATCGGCGGAAATCGGCGTGATGCTCATGGCGCAGTCCTCCCCTTGGATCGCATATTCTTCTTTTGGGGCATCCTAGGGGCCGCGTGGGGAGGTGTCAGCACGCTTTGGCACATGCCGCCCCGTCCGTTGACGCAGGGGGCCGACGCGGCGTCAGGCGACCGCGGCGCGGGCGACGTGATCGGGGATGCGGACGACGACCGTGGTGCCTTCGCCGAGGGTGCTGTCGATCTCCAGGCTGCCGCCATGCAGTTCCGCGAAGCGGCGCGCCAGCGGCAGACCGAGTCCGGTGCCTTCGTATTTCCGGCCCAGGGAGCTGTCGATCTGGCGGAAGGCGGTCAGCGCCCCGGGGATGTCTTCGGGCTTCATGCCGATGCCGGTGTCGGCCACCGAAATCTCGGTCAGGCCGCCGCGGCGGACGGCGCTGATCCGGATCGAACCATCGTCGGGCGTGAACTTGGCGGCGTTGGAGATCAGGTTGATCAGTATCTGTTTCAGCTTCTGGGCGTCGGCGATGATCTCGGTGGCGTCCGGATTGATCAGCACCGCCAGTTCGGTCTTCATGCTGCGCGGGCAGGCGATCCTGACGCTGGCGTCGATGATGTCGCGGACCATGACCGCCTGGGGGTAGAGCTCCAGCCGGCCCGCCTCCGCCTTGGAGAGATCCAGGATATTGTTGATCAGCGTCAGCAGGTGGCGGCCGGATTCCAGGATGTCGCCGGCGTATTCGCGGTAGCGGACGCTGCCCAGGGGGCCGAAGCTTTCGGACTGCATCACCTCGGAGAAGCCGATGACGGCGTTCAGCGGCGTGCGCAGTTCATGGCTCATCGCGGCGAGGAACTCGGATTTGGCGCGGTTGGCCGCCTCCGCCTCGTTGCGGGCCGCGGAAAGGTTCTCCGCCAGGTTGGAGAGCGTCTCCTTCTGCTGCAGCAGTTCCGTCTGAACCGTCTCGAGCTGATCGATCTTCGCCGCCAGTTCGGCCTCGTGCGCCTTGTCCTCGGAAATGTCGGTGAAAACCAGAACCGTCCCGTCATCGGCGCTGCGGTTGGCGCTGATGCGGAACCAGCGGTTGTTCGACGACAGGAACTCGCGGCGCATGTGGGCGCTGTCGATCTCCGCCATCACCGAGGCGGTCGCGGTCTTCGGCGACATTTCCGGCACCCTGAGCTGGCGCGTGCGCAGCAGTTCGGTGATCAGGCCGGTCAGCGTGCCGCCCGAACGCAGAAGGTGCCCGGCCGCCGCGAAGTCGTTGGCCAGCTTGCGGTTGCACATGACGAAGTCGCCATTTGCGCTGTAGATCGCCAGGCCTTCCGACGCGCTCTCGATGGCGTCGCGCAGCGTCCGCCGCGCTTCCTCGGCGGTTGCTTCGGCGTGGTATTCCTTGGTGACGTCCGCGGCGACGCCCTGGAAGCCCAGAAAGCGGCCTTCGTCATCGATGTTGGGACGTCCCGCGAAGCGTATCCAGAGCTGACCATGGGGCCCGGCGAGCCGCAGCGGAATGATGATGTCGGAGAAGGAATCCTGCTCCTGCATGTGCTTGAGCAGGGCGCGGATGTCCACCGGCGCCGCGCGGACGTCGGCGATCTCGATCAGGCGGCGCTCCACCAGCTTGCCAACGGGCAGGCGGGTCAGCTTCTCGAAGCGGTCGGAGACGAAGGTGAAGCGGTGCTCGTGATCCGTTTCCCATATCCAGTCGGAAGCGACGTCGGCGAGTTCCGAGAACTTGCGCTCGCTCTCCTGCACGGCCTTCTCGCGTGCGCGGTCGGCGCTGATGTCGTGCGCCAGAAGCAGCGTCGGTCCCAGTGCGGTGCGTGTCTGGGCCAATCGCAGGACCAGTCCGCCGGGACCCTTCAGAACGACGCGCGCCGTCCCGCCAGCCGCGAAACGCGCGGGCGCATCCGGTTCGGTCGAGGGCTTCTCGCTCTCCAGCACGAACGGCGCGGCGGCGAGATTGCCGGCCAGCCATGTCCGGTGTTCGACGCCCGGCAGATCGGCCAGCGCGCCGCCGGCCGGGGCGAGGGCCTGCCCCGAGGGACCGTAGACCGCGACGCCGTCGCAGAGCTGCCGGAGTTCGGCGAAGATGCGGCCGGCGAACTGTCGTCGACGGACCTCTGTGACGATCAGATTGCCGACGAAGCCGGCCATTCCCCCGGCGGCGACCGCCAGGAAGATCACCATCTGGCGGGCCGCCGCGCCGCCGAGGACCAGCACGAGAACCGTGGTCACGGCGGCGACGGAACAGGCCAGCAGCAGCAGGGAAGCCAGGTGAAGCACGCCGCCCGAAGGTGGCGAAGGCCACTCGGCACCGTTGCTGACGTACTTCTCTGAGCCTGGCTGAGACATGTCATGTCCAGCCTAGGTCCACTTCGGTAAACGTAGCCTTAAGCAGATACCGCCACGCCCGCGCGCCGCCGGATCAGAGCGGAGAGCGGTTCGCCTGCTCCGCGTCATAGGCCGCCAGTGCAGCGATCGAGACAAGATCGGACACGGTCGAACCGATCGGGACCACCTGGACGGGCTGGGAAAGACCGATCAGCAGCGGCCCGACAGTGGTGGCGTCGCCCAGCGACTGCAGCAGCTTCCAGGCGATGTTGGCGGATTGCAGGCCCGGCATGATCAGGACGTTGGCAGGCCCCGACAGGCGGCAGAACGGGTAGAGCTCCATCAGTTCCGGATTGAGCGCCACGTCGACCGACATCTCGCCGTCGAACTCGAAATCGAGGTCGCGGGTCTCCAGCAGCGACACCGCCTCGTTGATCCTTTCGGAAGCCTGGTGCGGCGCGTTGCCGAATGTCGAGAAGGCGATCATCGCCACTCGCGGTTCGTGCCCCAGCCGGCGGGCGAAATCGGCCGCCTGGCTGGCGATGTCGGCCAGTTCCACGGAGCTCGGCAGTTCATGGACCGAGGTG
Proteins encoded:
- a CDS encoding amidohydrolase, translated to MSITPISADSHITEPPDCYSARIDKAWRDKAPHIVKDPKFGEVFVIPGFDKPIPMGLVAAAGRDPKDLNFNTQNYGDLHPGGYDPKARLADQDRDGVYGEIIYPSVGMMLCNHPDFDYKKACFDAYNIWLQEYCDFAPGRLFGMPQIAMRTVDEGIADLRDLKGRGFRGIMMPGEPAVADYDDPIYDPFYEAAVDLKMPLSFHILTSSNAAAGRTRGPRINSFQSIIRGNQDILGTFIFGGVFDRHPDLKIVCVEADAGWAPHWMYRADHAYKRHRYWMKCDELQRLPSEYFLEHIYLTFQDDWSAFQMKDLLNVDRLMWANDFPHSDATWPWSQEILAEQTVNLSDHEKQRILRDNVRELYDLPIQ